Proteins from a single region of Prinia subflava isolate CZ2003 ecotype Zambia chromosome 10, Cam_Psub_1.2, whole genome shotgun sequence:
- the GADD45A gene encoding growth arrest and DNA damage-inducible protein GADD45 alpha, protein MQMRRRGLAGRAGQRSRGAFVRHRRRGRSGRSAAEPCPLSLPSARCPCARVRPSPVRPCPRALVPVMTLEELPGERRAAGRMEQAGDALEEVLSKALSQRSLTLGVYEAAKLLNVDPDNVVLCLLAAEEEEAGDAALQIHFTLLRAFCCENDINILRVSNPARLAQLLLPAAGPDPPADLHCVLVTNPQASQWKDPALSQLMCFCRESRYLDQWVPVINLPER, encoded by the exons ATGCAAATGAGGCGGCGCGGGTtggccgggcgggcggggcaGCGCTCGCGGGGCGCCTTTGTCCGGCAcaggcggcggggccggagcggccGGAGCGCGGCCGAGCCCTGcccgctgtccctgcccagtgccCGCTGCCCCTGTGCCCGTGTCCGGCCGAGCCCCGTCCGGCCCTGTCCCCGCGCCCTCGTCCCCGTGATGACTCTGGAGGAGCTGCCCGGGGAGCGCCGCGCCGCCGGGAG GATGGAGCAGGCGGGGGACGCGCTCGAGGAGGTGCTGAGCAAGGCGCTGAGCCAGCGGAGCCTCACCCTCGGCGTCTACGAGGCGGCCAAGCTGCTCAACGT GGACCCCGATAACgtggtgctgtgcctgctggcggccgaggaggaggaggcgggggACGCGGCGCTGCAGATCCACTTCACTCTGCTGCGGGCCTTCTGTTGCGAGAACGACATCAACATCCTGCGCGTCAGCAACCCGGCGCGCCTGgcgcagctgctgctgcccgccGCGGGCCCCGACCCGCCCGCCGACCTGCACTGCGTGCTCGTCACG AACCCGCAGGCGTCGCAGTGGAAGGACCCGGCGCTGAGCCAGCTGATGTGCTTCTGCCGGGAGAGCCGCTACCTGGACCAGTGGGTGCCGGTGATCAACCTGCCCGAGCGGTGA